The genomic window ATATCCCATCAAACATCCGATACGACTTTTAAAAAGTTCTCTTTcagcgaactaaacaggcccatatTATCAGTGAGTAGTAATGCAAAGACCCTCACTCAACAAACAATCTCTCTGTTAAACCAGGATGTGCCAACGTTTAACATGGCGCTGTACTCCTAATCCACTGGCTCGCCCGTCACGTCGATCAGCACTTCAGCTGAGcgagcacgcacgcacgcgacCACGGGCACTCGCACACGATGACAGAGAGCGCGAGAGTGCAGGTTGCAGGAGAGTGATTTCTCTTCTGGGCGCGCACCCACCcacgcgcgagagagagaggcagaggCGGTCAGGATCAGGGCTGGCTGGCACCTGCGACGTCGCTGCAGACTCTGCACTCTGCACTCCTCCTGCACTGTCTGCACGCACCTGGCCCTCCCCCTGAACACTGGCCGAAGTGACCCATCCTCTGCACCTGCACCACCAGCTCATCATCCTGCCATCTGATTCCCCCTCCTGACACCTCCACACTGCCTGCATTCATCATCTCCCCACCCCTGtactttactccctccgtaaaaaaacaaaacctgaTTTctatgtctaacgtttgaccttccgtcttatttaaaaaaattatgaaaaaataaaaagaacataaaatattactaatcatattttattatctaacaataatgaaaatgcGAATTATAAAAAGatttcatataagatggacagtcaaaattggacacgaaaacttaggttttgcttttttttttttttttttggacggacgGAGTATACGTAGTGTACCACTCCGTATAATATTACTACTCCTCCACACTGGACAGAACGAACAGGTTGTGGTTGTAGTGTGCTTGTGCTGGGTGAGGAGACAGACGTCGACGatgatggccggcggcggatcggGGAGGTGCCTGTTCACGGCGACGCAGTGGCAGGAGCTCGAGCACCAGGCGCTCATCTACAAGTAcatggccgccggcgcgccggtgccacccgacctcctcctccacctccgccaccgcgccgccgccgccgacgtcgacacCGTCCCCTCCCTCGCCTTCCCTCCCCATCACCGTACGTACATTGTCCTCTCGTTCCGATCGATGCGTACGTGTCTTTCTTTAATTTACTTATGGCGTTGCGCGCGTACGTGCAGTGGGGTGGGGGTGctatggcgcggcggcggcgcagtacGGGAGGAGGGTGGAGGACCCGGAGCCGGGGCGGTGCCGGCGTACGGACGGCAAGAAGTGGCGGTGCTCGAGGGAGGCGTACGGCGAGTCCAAGTACTGCGAGAAGCACATGCACCGCGGCAAGAACCGTTCAAGAAAGCCTGTGGAAAtgccgccccccgccgccgccgccgtctaccGCCCGTCCGCGCtctccatctcgccgccgccgcacgacgccggcgccggcgccggcgctcctCTCCAGCTCCACCTCGACTCCTTCCAcgcctcgacgtcgccgccgccgtcctaccACAGGTACGCGCACACCAGCAGCGCGCCGCTCTtcccgtcgtccgccgccggctacggcggcggctggtcgTTGTCCAAGGAGCACTGCCTCaccctcggcggcgccgccgccgacctgagCCTCGACAAGCCGGCGGACCACCACCGCGACGccacgtcggcgacgacggagaaGCCCCTGCGGCGATTCTTCGACGAGTGGCCGCGCAGCGACGACGGGAGGACGCCGTGGGACGGCACGCAgctctccatctccatccccaccgccgccgccgcgtcccccgacctcgccatcgccggcgccgcctcgcgctACCACAGCAACGGTACGTGCGTTGCATTGCACGACCGATGCTTTCACTCACCACTGAGgcactgatcgatcgattcttgcgtgtttttttttttttgttttttgttgcatgatcgatcgatcgaccgaccAGGCGACCATCTGCGGACGAGCGAGTGATGATCCGGCGAGTTTGGTTGCTGCAATCCTCAGACGCAACGGCACAAGCAGACGAGTAGCAGCATCGATCAATGTCATTGGCTTGATAACATTTGTATTAGCATGCATCATGTCTTTAATCTAATTAATCTTGAGTGGTTTGTTCGTCAGTGACATCTTTTGTTTCACTGCTCGTTTTTACTTGAGTCTGTGAGCACATTTCTCTCGTGGTTATACTCTATTTGTTCGTCAGCTGCTAGTC from Oryza glaberrima chromosome 6, OglaRS2, whole genome shotgun sequence includes these protein-coding regions:
- the LOC127775600 gene encoding growth-regulating factor 2, which translates into the protein MMAGGGSGRCLFTATQWQELEHQALIYKYMAAGAPVPPDLLLHLRHRAAAADVDTVPSLAFPPHHLGWGCYGAAAAQYGRRVEDPEPGRCRRTDGKKWRCSREAYGESKYCEKHMHRGKNRSRKPVEMPPPAAAAVYRPSALSISPPPHDAGAGAGAPLQLHLDSFHASTSPPPSYHRYAHTSSAPLFPSSAAGYGGGWSLSKEHCLTLGGAAADLSLDKPADHHRDATSATTEKPLRRFFDEWPRSDDGRTPWDGTQLSISIPTAAAASPDLAIAGAASRYHSNGDHLRTSE